atgtgatggggatcgtttggagtgcttgggccggtaggtggtctaccgagcgtagtattgacaccattcataggtgcgcacaatctgttcagcatcGGCTACTGCAGCCAGCTAGTAGAAACCTTGTTGAAACACGTTtttgactagggttctaggcgcAGCATGGTGCCTGTAGACTGCACCATTGATATCACTCAACAACTACTTCCctcgttcgatggggatgcagcgttgtaggatcctagtgtggcttagCTTATAAAGCTCGTCCTcactaaggacaaaggacttggtgcagcgtgcgagccaccgagcctccattttgtctgtCGGCAGtgcctcacagaggaggtagtcgaggtaaggcatcctccagtcggccagagggtcaggctctgtcgctggatcctcatcaagctccatgactttggggttagATGGAGCCACTagctggttagcccccgagcctagggcaGGTGGCGCATCACCGATCTATTCTGGCTCCTCGTAGCGGACCAAGGGCTTGTACTAatcactggcgaagacacccgTCGGCAATGGCTCTCGGCCAGACGCTGTTTTCACCAGCACATCGGCAGCCTCATTGAgacgcctcgggatgtgattgagctcaagactatcgaacttgtcctctagctggtggacttctcggcaatatgcagccatcttggcgttgtggcagcttgattccttcatgacttggtcaatgactagCTGGGAGTTGCCTCAGACATCGAgtcatcggatacccaactcgacggtgatgtgtaggccattgatgagcacctcatacttggccacattattggaggaggggaaatggaggcaaaccatgtacctcatgcgtaccctaaggggcaaaatgaagaccagccccacgctgatgcctttcttcatcagcgatccatcgaagtacatcatccagtactcttggtcgatgcctgctggtggcatttggatcttggtccactctgcaatgaaattagccaacacttgggacttgatggccatttggggggggcatacgaaatgccttgacccatcagctcgagtgcccacttcatgattcttcccatggcatctaggttttggatgacctcgctgaGAGGGAAAgacgtcacgaccgtcaccggatgtgactcaaagtagtgacacaacttcctcttggcgataaggacaGCGTACAATAGCTTCtgaatttgggggtagcgggtcttggaatcagacaagatctcgctaatgaagtacacgagatgctgcactttgagggtgtgtccctcttcttcttgctctaccaccagggcgacACTGACCACtgcgtggtggccacaatgtagagcagaagcggttctccGTCAATCGGAGggactaggatcggggccttcatcagaagctgcttgaccatgtcaagtgcctccaaGGCCTCAGGCATCCATTCAAAATAGTCGtccttcttcagaagccgatagagggggagaccatGTTCCTCAAGGCATGAGATAAAGTGGTAGAGCGTGGTGAGGCACCttataactcattgtaccccctttatgttctgaattgggcccatccttgtgatggccaagatcttctccgagttggcttcgatgccacgctcaaagacgataaaacccagcagtaaaccccttgggaccccgaaaatgcacttcttggggttgagcttaatgtcatTTGCTCGGAGTTTCGTGAAGGTCTGCTCGAGGTTGGCCATGACCTGGTCAACCCGTTTGGATTTGACCACAATGTCATGCACGTAGGCCTCAATGATCCACCCAATGagatccccgaaacacttgagcatgcaacgtTGGTACATAGCTCCCGCGTTCTTTAGGACAAACGGTATTGTGACGTAGCAGTAtgatctgaatggggtgatgaaagatgttgcgagctggtcggactctttcatcgcaatttgatggtacccggagtacgcatcaaggaagcaaagggtttcacaccctgaggtcgagtcgactacttggtctatgcgtggcaaaagaaatggatcctttggacacgctttgttgagacccatgtagtcgacacacattctccatttcccactatTCTTTCGTAccagaacaggattggctaaccacttggggtggtatacttccttgatgaacctggccgccaaaagcttcacaatctcctcgccgatggccctacgtttctcctcgtcaaagcgacgcaggcgctgcttcactggcttggagcctaacctgatcttcaaggcatgctcagtgacttctcttggaatgcctagcatgttcgagggtctccacgcaaagatgtctctgttggcgtggAGAAAATcaacgagcgcactttcctatttggaggaaagcatggtgccaatgcgcaccactttgcccttggagctgctggggtctatgaggacctccttggctcccctataggctcgaaagacctggccgaccgcttggggtcagGCGTTTCTTCGACGATCTCCTCCCtaatggccgcaagctctttAGAGGCAACAATTACTGCGGCATGTTTgcagcacttgacctcgcactcataggtgcactggaaggaggtgccaatggtgatgaccccacatggacctagcatcttcatctttagataggtgtagttgtggatggccatgaacttcgcgcagcatggacatcctaggatggcgtagTAGGTTCCATGGaccccgaccacctcaaaggtaagggtctccatcctgtaattggtcgaatccctgaaggtgatgggcaaattgatctgcccaagtggtacggcctgctttcctggcacgatgccatggaaaggcaccccAGTTGGCTGGACCCatgctcggtcgatgcccatggcgtcgagcgtttcaacatacatgatgttgaggccactgcctccatccatcagcaccttggtgagccacttcatgccgatgatcgggtcgaccacgagcggatatcttcCCGGCTGTGTGACACTTTTCgggtggtcggtctgatcaaaggttatggcggactccaaccattggaggaaggtaggcgtggccggcttagccatatagacctcgtggcgcgcaagcttctggcggcgcttggagtcgtaggccaccgaccctccaaagatcatgaggcagccatccagtgcCAAAAATCCACCGTCTTTCCCCTCAGCATCGTCTACAGCTGGCTTggggtccttcctatgctcccctttgtcgaagcctctggacaagaaccacttcatgaggatgcagtccttgtataggtgcttgatggggaaagcgtggttcgggcatggccctttgagcagcttctcaaagtggttcaggGTACCCTCGATAGGCTTCTGACCCCCTTGCGGTTggcggtggccatgagcgagccctcgtgtCGCTGCctgttgggacggttggaggcgccctcaccggcgtccttgtcccgcttcgctttgcctttgaggcggtcgaaaatcaccccgaccgcctccttgcccaaggcgtggctggtggcgatgtcaaggagctccttggtggtttgtgggcccttatgtcctagcttgtgaactagggactcgcaagtggtcccaaataggaaagctcctatgatgtcggtGTCGGTGACAttgggtagctcgttgcactaccgagagaagcactggatgtaccgatgaagagtttccctagaccactgtcggtagtttttgagatcccacggGTTCCTAGGATgcacgtaagtgccctggaagtttcccatgaggatctcttttaggtccgcccaactttggattcggttgggcggaaggtgttccaaccacgttcgtgtcgaatcggccaggaacaatggaaggttgcggataatgaaattgtcattatccactccaccggcttggcaagcaagacAATAATTATTGAGCCACAATCCGGGgctcatttccctagagtattttaggatgttggtcggcggtcggtactgtggtgggaaggcggcgttgaggatgtgtcggccaaaggcctaaggtcccagcAAGTCGTGGCTCAGGCTTCGGTCTTTGCCGCTATCATAGCGTCcaccacgacgagggtggtagccatggctagcctcctccctcacaTCGCCATGGGTACGCCTGTGGATGTTGAGGGTGTCGCGCGCATCTTGGTGGAGGCCAAGACATTCATGCACTGGGGCCATGGTGCGCGGCCTGCCGCCTTGCTGCGCCTAGTGGACTGACACATCCCTGTTAGGTCACTCCAAGGGCGCGTGCTGGCTAGCGTCGAGCTCGCATCATCAGGACACGAGCTCTCGACCTGCTACGTCACCGCCcgctcgagtagcgtgtgaatctcacgatgggcccgacgatcctcgagCGCCGTAGGCCCTAAAAGCCCCTGGAGCAAGgccgccgcagcagcgatgttctggcttgcctagatgaagtgtgggagggcttcatcctcctcaatgatcctctagttcatgtCATAGGCCACGGCACGCACAAGCCCACCACCtctatggcgctcgatctctcgcttgAGCTCCCCGCGTTCCTGCTCGggctggagttgtgcttcctcgaTATCTTGGTGTTGGGCCTTCAACTGCTCTATCTgcaggtgaggtggggcccctgcatcccccttgacctcatcgtcgaggtcgtttgttggggtagcctctccctcgtggatgctttcgacatatCCCTCGGGGgcacctgccatgaaacattcatacgaggggtgatggctccccctactagagttagaGTCGGAGAGCGACTCCGATTCTCCCGCGAGGATgtcatggaaagattctatgATATATTCGGTCTTCCCCACAAACTTGTCATTTGTAGGGGATAGGGGCATGCGTTGCatcacaaggtggccaacggtctctatggcgttgcggagaccggatgggagcgctgtcggggcgcttcggatgaggtattccggggagagCGACTCTTCTCCAGCAAGCTACATCATGATGTTagtgaacaagaaggtgaggtggcacaggTCCTCCTAGGATAGTCGGAGTCCTAGGAAGGCGCCATCTAGTGCTTTAGCCTCCCGTAATCAAAGCTGAGGAGCTGGTCACTCTCGggcatcagtggcgccaccctcctcacgtgaTACCCTGCGATTATGTTGGCCTCACAAAGGCCATGGGTCTTTAGGAACATGATGGCCTTGAGGAGGTcgcacatcctcttcttctccttgacggGTGGCCCCCATGGTCATGACAGTGGTATCTCTTCGACCAGGCACCCGAAGAAGATCGGCAAGGGGGGCAAGGTCGTTCTTCAGGGCGAACcaatgtgagtgccaccccttgttggatctgagGGCTAGCAGGGCATGTACTCAGCTGCCCGCTGCCCCCAGAGGTGGATGCCCATGCATCCCATCAGCACCGGGGTCTcctggcctctctccttcttcttaatCAGGGAGATAGAGAAAAAATATCTCCACAGCTCGAAGTGGGGTTCGATCCCTAGGTACCACTCGCACATCATGATGAAGGCCGCGATGTGCTAGATACTGTTGGGGTTCAAGTGTTGTAGCTTGATTTGATAGTGGTGCAGTAGACCTTGGAAGAATGGGTGGGGAGGAACCGCGAGTCTGTGCTTGTGGAAGAGCGCGAAGGAGATGACGTAGCCGTCAGGCGGCATCGGTGCATCCTCACGGCCGGGCACAAGCCACTCCACCGCATCGGTCCTCCCACGGAGAAGACCATgcttgacaaggccctccatgtTTGCATGGGTAACATTAGAGCAGTAccatgaatccatggaggatggaggcggcTGTGGAGAAGCAAAGGCGGTGGCAGAGAAGCAGAAactacagatctagggctccggtGGTAGATTAGCAAGCACAACAGATCTGAACAGCAGTggtggacaagcgaagaaggtaAGGCTGTGGTTTTTGCATGCAAAAACATGAAGGAGGAGACCGCTATTTATAGGATGGAGCGAGGCAAGAAGGCAAACCATCCACTGAAGTTCATGCGCCCGCTGCGCCACGTCACATCACCTCCCTTCGAAGATCGTGCACACACTTTCTCTGGCCATGCCCTCGAAGGACACACCGGATGATGGTTCACCCGATCGATGGGCTaagaaccatcataggtaaggagggatacggagTAGAAAATGCTCCTAccccattcaggcctaggagttcgaaggccaGCCCTCCGACAGGTTCACAGCCGCTCCGGGGCATCCTTAGAgcaaggggtggaaagggatgggcccactagcaacTAGTACTTGGGTGCATAAGCGCCACAGGCATCCCAGCCCACGTTTGAGTCTTAGTCGactcccagtccatggtttttcctcgaagaaaggtgaCAAGCCCTTGGGACTGGTCAAACGGGCCCAAGAACTATATGAATTGGCCATTGAGAATCTAGAATCAGTCACTAGCTGACTCATGCCGGACCCCCAAGAACAAGAAGCctaggccccactcggactagcccgttaatagctcactgagcaccatgttttgtccatcgaggaaaaacatggcCCAGCTTAGCCCCTTCGTTTTATCAAAAAAGACGCTAGAGGGATAacaatcacaaagacgagccgaccctcaattggacccctgctatgcgtgggggctcgaggcAAGTtgaactcgcaaggagaccgaaagCATAGTCGAAGTATGATGGTGGActgatcggatcctaggggattggaatcaagaaaaatctttccaaCCTCCCGAATCCTATGGTTACATGCCCCTAAGAAGACCGATCGTGACAAAAGGGAGTCGATGTCCTACCTGGACACCgcaggctacaaaaagaaggccaaggccctcagagtcctcccatccgggaaagcctccaaaggagtattctactcctccgtaggctcaggggctactatcaggtATCGATATtaaggatacccaaagcaaggaagttaacgCCCACGCTAACTTCCTCGGATGGATCAAggcatattaaaaggtctcgcccgaccccaaggccatgggctccatctcgcctgaccccaaggccgcgggctctgtctcgcccgaccccttgggtgcaggctccgtctcgcctaagGCCGCGGCCTCCGTCTCGCTCGACTCcttaggtgcgggctccatctcgccagaGGCCGTGGGcaccatctcgcctgaccccttgggtgcgggctccatctcgcccgaccccttgggtgcgggctccatctcgcccgactgCAAGGCCGTGGTTCCCGTCTCGCCTAAGGCCGCGGgcttcgtcttgcccgaccccttgggtacgagctccatctcgcccgaccctaaggacgtggtttccgtctcatccgacggggacccataccaccgtcaaccactctaggtccaagcgtatgggcctgggtcaaaactgtGATACCAGGGAAGAGattggcacgcctcgatgtaactcaTGGCCATGACGggtcatacctagggattcacatcaagagcaGTGTCAGACGTGCCGGTGCTGttttgcctaaccctcgtacggacACTGACAGGCGCATTAGTTCTCCACGACatccgccaggacggagtggaatgccatgactggcagatgacgcctgcgcatggcgccagtgataaACAGGGATGCAatgtggagccgtccctgttgacatctataggatcggcaggacccgcatgaaggagaagaaggacccggcgacccTATAAACCTtccctctcgttcttctccttttcctccgctgtaaccctcgctttcccttcgcctataaaaggggaagcaaggTGCCCCATGAAAAGGAACACACCGAAtcgaaacacaagagcacgacacgagcacacggctgagcggcaagcgagctcccaacacccattcactccttccaccagagacttgggatcctctccctctctcgcctgtttataacccctactgcaaaccaagtgccggtaacacgagcaacagtgaactggacgtagggacgttccgccagaactagtataaacccttgtgtcctccgagcacaccatccgagccagacgcgcaaatacaaatttgctcgtcggtggtccgaaaataCCGACAAATAGAAATAAACTTTATTAAACAAACTATTATTATATAATTTATATGTAAAAGcacaaaaatataaaatataaaatcAAGTAATTATTTATATAAAACCATGGAATTTTTTCTTCCTTTTCTCATGTTGTCGCATACCACATTCCTTGAACATATATAATAAAATGACCtaaaatagtaagtaaataagTCCTCAAATCACGCATCCAATTTTATCAGGCATCAATATATCTTAGGGAGTTTTATAGCATTTTTAGATCGAGTGTAAGATTTCTACAAATATAAAATTTCTAGAAATAAAACAAAAGTTACTATTTTTTTGAGTGGATCAAAAgttattaatatttttttgtgaATTACACGAGTACAGACGCAAAAGCTCAACATGCACAcatactcacccctatgaacacacgtacgcaaaccctacccatatgagcacctccgaaagacCGTCTCGGCGCATGCCGAGATTGACGACgtcaccacaggcgcctcgcTGTCAATGGGAACGTCACCTTCCACTGAAAGCACAACGCCGTTAAATCCTAGTATAAATCCAGAAAAACACGAGCACTCATGCCAAGTAAAGGACTTGAACTCGAATGGGCAGGTTTCAACACAAGGAAAGGAATCTAACCAACTAAGCCTTAGTTCACACATCCTAGCCTTGGGTGGAATTCAGTGTAGCCCATTCCCTCGCCTTCTATTCTTGGGCTTGCTCGGCCTGCGGGCTGACCCCTCctctataacaccctcggtgttacactgaaaatcttttgctaaaacgtgtcatgagcatcatggttatgtgttaatgcatgtgatatagtgtGTAGATCAAATTTCGTAACTTGAAATGATCAACGAAAACACGAAACGAAAGTTATATTTCATAGTCCCGTTatatcatttagggttttaaaccAACTTTTATTAtgcgaaaacactatagaacgtatatacggaactttaataaagttagaagtacaaatcatgtagatgatgatgaaatacctacggtcgaataatgaattcactagctagctggTCTAATAGGTTGGAAATTgaatttgacgcgaatccgatcaagacttagtcaaatttctAAGGCTAAAAAATGGTTTGACAAAGCTaggtttggtaatttttgtagagtaattgggttaaggagtggtgtgtttttagggcttgttttagtagcctgaCATGCCCTCTTAAGTATAGCATAGATGGTTTGGCGATTGAATCAACGGATTGGATTTTTAGGATGCTTTAAAAACCGTGCACACACTCATGTCTCGGCCGCCTGTCTCCGGGTGCGTGGTCACCTTGTGCCCGTGCTCACCGCGGTCGTCCCGGCCGTGCCACGAGCGCGTGGTCGCGTTGCTGGTGTCAGGGCCATCCTCGGCCTGGCCACGGCTGGCCAGTGGCTTGGCCGATCCTGGCTACTGCCACGCGGTGCCGCAGCTGCTCGCCGTCGCATTGTGCTACATCCACGGTCATGCTATGCTTCGACCGCCGCTGTCGTgcagccactgctgctgctgatcTTTCATGTTTGCATGCACGTGGGCTTGCCTGCCTGCCCATTGCCATCACATCCGTGCTCGCTGCGATGTTGCACTGCTGCCTTCCCACAGTCTGGTGCTAGCCACTACGGCGCACATGGCCGAGCCACCATCGGCTTGTTATTTATGGCAATGCGGCCAACCGCTCCAGAGCGCATTTCGCTGATCCCCCAACGGCTTGTAGCACGTGCGCGCTTGAACTACGAGTTGACAACCACGTCCTGCCACGACAACAACGAGGCAAACCATGCCTGCTCTTTCCCCTGTTTCCtctgtcgccatggccgccgaacCCGCACCTTCAATTTGGCATGGTGGAGTCACCTCGGTCCAATTAACCTTGTTCACGGCTTCGCTGTGAAGTCAGCCAGCCACCAGACCCCATCTCGCATTGATCCATGTCGTGCCATGCTCCAGTCTGGAGTTTTCTTCCCGCCGGGTCGATAAGACGGTATCGGCATGCGTCGGTGGCAGAACCCCCACTCAGAGCCGCTTGCATTCAATCTGTTGCACCTCCAGCCTTGCCTCCACCTACCCATCACCCGGCGCACCTTTACTGAGTTGCTACCACCTCCTAGACGCCCCTGACGTGGTCTTGTCGCCGTGGTGCACCACCGCACCGTCCGTGCGCATGTGCCCAGCTTGGCTCGGGCCGCCTCCGGCTGAACCACCACCTCGGCTGGGTCCGTGGTGAGTTCCTTGAACTCACGCGCTACCCCTACTGCTCCAGCGTCGTTGTGGCTCACCGGAACATCACCGCTTTGCCgtaggagctccgccaccatggtCAGGCTTTACTACGGCGTCCTGGCTCGCGTTTTCATCGCCCAACGTTTCGCATTCACGCCTAGGCAAGTATCAGCTCCTTAGCTAGGACTAGGAGGGTCCCGGTTGCCCGGCGGGGGTCGTCGGTGCCATCGGCTGTCGTGTCGACGTGCGCGGCCAGGTCAAGGACCCCCCGATGTGAAGATAGATT
Above is a genomic segment from Miscanthus floridulus cultivar M001 chromosome 3, ASM1932011v1, whole genome shotgun sequence containing:
- the LOC136543767 gene encoding uncharacterized protein translates to MAKPATPTFLQWLESAITFDQTDHPKSVTQPGRYPLVVDPIIGMKWLTKVLMDGGSGLNIMYVETLDAMGIDRAWVQPTGVPFHGIVPGKQAVPLGQINLPITFRDSTNYRMETLTFEVVGVHGTYYAILGCPCCAKFMAIHNYTYLKMKMLGPCGVITIGTSFQCTYECEVKCCKHAAVIVASKELAAIREEIVEETPDPKRSARSFEPIGEPRRSS